GCCGGACGACTATGCGATTGAAGGGCTGTTATTTAAGGAAAACCAGCTGATTATTTATGTGAATGACGACACAAGCCTGGAAGGCCACGACCGCGTGCATCATTTGGTTGAATTTCATGATTTTCCCCATCCGGACCTAATGAGCTATACGGAAAGTTTGCGTCAGGTGTACATGGAAAGTGGCGATTTGCCTTATGATTTGCAGGCGATTTATGAAGAAATCACGGCCAAGATTACCCCCGAAATGTCCCAAAACGACGTGCAAGATTTGATCAACAATCGCATTCCGGGTATTTATTATACGGAAAAAAATGGTTATGATTATTTTACCATTGCGAGCCCAATCGTTTCGCAAACCGCCGATGCCTGGCAGATTCAACTCTTTGACGAAGTGATATTTATTTTGGAAGAGGTCGAGGGTACTTTGCAAGACCAAGATGGCGTCGTTTACCAATTTTCCGGCATTCAACCGAACTAGGAGGTCCCATGAAAAAAACACTTTTATTGTTACTCAGTTTCTTTTTAATCACCCCAATAAATATCGCTGCTTCTGAGGCGGATGATCATAGCGACCACGAACATGAACATGAAACGACGGATTCCTTTGAAGCCGATGACCATCATGCTCACGGCACGAACTATGCCAACTTTATCCCCGCACAGATTTTGAATCCGGACGACAGTGTCTATGTGGCCCCTGAGGCGACAGCGGATTATGTTGGTTTGTATACGGCGGAGGCGCGGGTAGAGCCGTTGAATGCGGATGTGAAAATCATCATGGATATAAGTGAAGATGGTTTGTTCAACTTGGCCTATTATTTTGTGAATGATCCAGAAGCGACGGGTGTACGCTTTTATGCGGATGCCGACGGTCAAGTACACGAACGTGAAGCCGTGTATCAAGACTTAGTGGTGATGACCGGGGCTTTGCGTGAAGGGGAGGGCGGTCTGGGAACCGGCTTGATTGGGCGTACCAATTCGCCTGTTGTATTGTTGGATGAACAGGGGGAAGCTGACCGCTTGTATCCCTATATGTCTTTGGCTTACGACTTACGCGAAACCTACACGAATGCGCGTGTTTACCAAGGTGTCGGCGTCTACCTAGCAGATGATGTGGTGGCCGTGGATGTGAATCACTTAATAGGTTTAGAAGATGAGGACGCAATTGTCGCCCGCTTTGCGTTAGTCGAGGGGGATTCTGCCGATGCCGATGCGTTTTTAGTTGCCGACCGTGTGTATGAAATGTTGCAATATAGCTTCGATAATGATTTAGTTGAGCACAATGACTTTAAAATGGCCTTTGATTCAGCCAATGATTTTGTGCAAACCGTCTTGGCGATGAACCTGGGGACGAACACCAGTTTTCCCCAAGGAACGACCGTTGAAGCATTGCCAGCTGACGCCGTTGAAGTCGGTGACGATGTCGTGGTCGAATACGCGGTGTTGATTAACGACGCATTGCTTTATGCCTATGATGCGGAAACAAGCGGTTTGTATATGGCCGATGCAGTGGAAGAAATCGCTGGCGTTTACTCGGCGGAATCTTGGGTGACGAATCAATAGAGTTGCAGAGCATGCATTGAAAAAGCGGAGCGTAGGTTTTCTAACCTACCACTCCGCTTTTTTTATGTCCTACGTTATTACGCCGCTTTCACACGCGACTTAATCACACGATAACCTAAATCTTCAATCGCTTTTTCAATTTCCTCGATGGAAATCACATCGCCATCAAAGTCAACTTTTACTTTGCTCGCATTGAACAAAACCTTCAAGCTGTCCTTGTCGATCCCCTTCAAGCCACTGACAGCCCCCTCAATTTTTTGTAAACAAGAGGGACACGTTAACGTTTCTAATTGGATATTGGCTGATTGCATCATACATTCCCCTTTTCTAATCTTTATATGTCTATTATAAACCCCTAAGGCTTTGAATAACTTGACCCCTGTCAAGTTTTTAAATAAATATCTATGCCACTTTTACGCGCGAATTAACCACGGAGTAACCTAAATTTTGGATGGCTTCTTCAATTTCTTCAATTGAAATCACGCTCGGATCATATTCCACTCTCACGCGACTCGCATTAAATAACACTTTCAAGCTGTCTTTGTTAATGCCATCTAATTGGCGAACAGCCCCTTCAATTTTTTGAATACAAGAGGGACATGTCAACGTTTCTAATTGAATCATGGCTTTTTGCATCAGACATTCTCCTTTTCTCATTCTCTATGGTTATAGTATACCTTGGATGGCGGGGATTTAACTTGATTACGATCAAGTTTTGAACGTTTTTTCCGGGTTTTTAAAGTAGGTGGCGAGGAGGTAAGTGTGCATCGCCATCAAATTAGATAGGTGGCGAGGAGGAGGGCACACATCGCCAGCTAATTAGATAGGTGGCGAGGAGGAGCGTGCACATCGCCATCTAATTTAGATAGGTGACGGTAAGCCGGAAGTGAGCGGGCGTTAAGTAAAGCTAATCAGTCATCAAATAACTGAGTTCGTGACTGAATAAAGCTAATCTGTCATCTGCTCAAGTAGCAAAAGACAGAATAGCCTTAATCTGTCATCTGCTCAAGTAGCAAAAGACAGAATAACCTGATTCGTTCCAAAATCTGGATAAAAAAGTAAGTGGTAAATGAGAAAACGTTATTGTCACTCAGATATTTCCATGTGTCAATAACTCAGATGAGCATTGAAAGACAGCCTATCACTTCTCTCTTACGGTGGCGAAGCTTATGTTCTTCCGCCACCTGGGTGAACGCCAAATGAGTCGCCGTTTGGCGGTGGAATCACGTGTGAACGCCAAATGAGTCGCTGTTTGGCGGTGGGAACACGAGCGAACGCCAAATGAGTCGCCGTTTGGCGGTGGAATCACGTGTGAACGCCAAATGAGTCGCCGTTTGACGGGGATGGGGCCTCGCCATTTCACTTTCAACTAGCGATAATCATTCGCCCTCCGAGAAAGTAGCGCCAACTAAATTCGCGCAGTTAGCCCACTTATGGAAGAAAATCATAATAATTATTAGGCAAATGTATCGGGTCATTACTCTGTTAGCAGTGTCCCGATGATTCATCGAAAAGCATCCGATTTTTATCGCAAGGATATCTCGCAAACAACCGCTCTTTCACTTCCCGCATACGCTGATTGCTATATGAATCCACCCCTTATAGCAATAAAGCCACTTACTATCTATGACTACAACAATCAAATTAACCAACGCTAATCACTCACATCCCATAAAAAACTCAGCGCCGTCACCCCCTCAAACCACAATTCTTAAAAAGCCGGCGAGGGAACTAGCCTCTCTCGCCAGCAAATCCAAAAGGTGGCGAGGAGATACACTCCCCCTCGCCACCAACCCTCTCACTCGCTCTCCTTGGCGTAAGTGGGAAGTGAAGAACCGTCATTTCTCACTTACGCTGCACCAGCGCACACATATTCGGGCAGTTGTTGTGAGCGCGAGCCCAGGCGCACGCAGGAAATGTCGCTTCTTGTGAGCGTGAACCTAAGCGGGAAATGTGTGACCATTAAATAAACTATAAATTAGGCTATTCGGTCATGAAATTAGGTATTTGGTGACCGATTAGCTTTATTTAACGTTCGCTCACTTCCTGCTTACTCCTGCTTACCCTTGGCCGCCACCAACGTCTTACTACCATCATCGCCCTTCAAACGGAACCGCAACAAGCGCATTCCGTTCAAGATAACCACTAAGATACTTGCCTCATGCACCAACATCCCAATCGACATATTCATCCAATCACTAAAGAACACACTCGCCAATAACACCAGCACCACGCCGACAGCAATCACAATGTTTTGCTTCATATTCCGCGACGTCGCCTGAGCCAGACCCAAAGCGTGTGGTAAACGACTGAAATCCGAATTCATCAAAACAATATCCGACGTCTCAATCGCCACATCCGTCCCGCTACCCATCGCAATGCCAATGTCAGCCCGCGCCAACGAAGGACTATCATTCACACCATCACCCACAAACGCTACAATTTGACCTTCACTTTGCAACTTCTCAATATAAGCCGACTTATCTTCCGGCAACATATTTCCATGGGCTTCCGTTAAACCTAACTCACCAGCCACCAAATCAACCGTCCCTTGGTTATCCCCCGACAACACAATCAGATTCTTAACCCCAAGATCCTTTAATTTCTGCAAATCTTCTTTAATCCCTTTACGCACTTGGTCTCGCACGCCTATCAAAGCCTTCAACTCGCCATCCACAGCCGTCAAGACCAATGAATTCCCGCGACGCTCAAACGCTTCAATATCACGCTGCGCTTCCTCATCCAAATAAATACCTTCTTGCTTCATCAAGCTTTCATTCCCAACAGCGACACGATGCCCGTCAACCTCGGCCACAATCCCGCCACCTTTAACCACATCCGTCGACTCAACCGCAAACAACTCAACATCATCTAAATAAGACACCACCGCTTTTGCCAAAGGATGATCCGACTCTTTTTCTACACTCGCTAAATAACTCAAGGCCAAATCAGACTCACCATACACCTTCGACTCAGCCACTTCTGGATTTCCCACCGTCAAAGTTCCCGTTTTATCAAAAACAATGGAATCCACTTTGCTGAAATCCCCGATAACTTCACTACCTTTTAACAAGACACCATGACGCGCGCCATTTCCAATCCCAGCCACATTCGACACCGGCACACCAATGACCAACGCACCCGGACAACCAAGCACCAAAATCGTAATCGCTAACTCAATATCGCGTGAGACAATCCACACCACAATCGCTAAAATCAAGACCGCCGGCGTATACCACTGTGAAAACCGATCAATAAATCGCTCTGCTTCAGACTTAGAATCCTGCGCCTCTTCAACTAACTCAATAATCTTACCAAACGTCGTATCTTCCCCAACACGATCGGTCACAATTTGAATCGTTCCATTTTCTAAAATGGTCCCAGCATAAACCTCAGAATCCTTCGATTTACCAACCGGCACCGCTTCACCCGTAATCGATGCTTCGTTGATATGACCTTCACCCGAAAGCACCGTCCCATCAACCGGCACCTTCGCCCCCGTCTTCACTAACAGCACATCGCCCTCGTCAACGTCCCAAATATCAACCTCTTCAAACGCGCCGTCATCCATCTGCTTCAAAGCCACTTCGGGCGCCATCTCTGTCAACTCTTTAATGGCTGAACGCGTCTTGTTTAACGTCCGCGCTTCTAACCAACCCCCAAACAAGAACAGAAAGGTTACAATCGCCGACTCTTCATAATTTTGAATAAAGAAAGCCCCAATCACTGCAATTGTCACCAGCACATCAATACTAACCACCTTAACCTTCAACGCACCCCATGCCTGAATCGCAATCGGCGCCACCCCTAAAATCGACGCAATAATCAACGCCCATTTAGCTATTACCTCATTATGAAATCCCAACTCCGCGATAAATGCAATGACAATCAAAATCCCACTAATTAAGGTAATCTGATTTTTCTTACTTAAAATATATTTTTGCATCCTACTTCCTCCTCGTATCATTTGTTTTTAGCTTAGTTATAGTATAGAACCTGCCGCCATCTTTAACGTTGATCCCCGTCAAGTTTTTCTAACTTTTGACTAACCGCGCTAGCCCTGACTGCTAAACCCATTGTAACGCCAAAGCTGCCCACTTAAATTGACCCCCATCAAGAAATAAAAAAAGCGGTCAGAAAAATTCTGACCAGCAGTGATATTTATTAAAAAGGTTTTACCCTTGATAGGCTGCATCGACAACTTCCAGCATATTGTAAACCGCTTCATAACTCTCGCACACATCCCCAGGCACTGTGTAGTCCGACGTCACCGCGCGCAGCTGCGTAAATTCCGCATCCAAGTCGGGCGTCGCGTCACCAGCCGCCTCCGTTTTATCAGCAATTTGATCCCACAAAGCCTTCACCTCCGCAAACTCCGGATGATTTTTCCCGTGCACCCGCAACACAACCGGCGTGAACAGCGCCAACTTCTCAAAATTTTGCGCCTTTGCCTCATTAAACGTTAAATTAGCCATACATAATTCCCTCTTTCTCAATTTGTGTCACTTAATTATAGCCAAACACCCCCAGACAGAACTTGACGAGGGTCAAGTTTCCTCAAATAAATACCCCTGCTTCACGCCAAAGCAAGCATTATTTCACTCAACCATTGTAAGCGCTTGACAAAAAATAAAAGAATCGATATGTTCAAATTAGCAAAATAATCTCATTAAAATAGTGAAAACGCTATGCTCAAATTGAATATCAACTATTCACAATATAAATATTTTTTATAGAATTGTCTGATATACTTTTATGTGAATGAAAGGGCTTTAATAGAATTAAGGAGGGTAGCGTGTATTCAAATCAAGCTTCAATTAACTATTTTAGGAGGATTTACCTATTTATGAGTGAAACAACAGAAAACGTAACGATAAATACAGAAAGTACAAAATTTAATTTGCGTGAAGCCATCTTGTATGGAATTAATGTCGTTTTGGGCGCAGGCATCCTGCTGTTGCCGAAAATTATCTATCGCGATTTAGGACCTGCCTCAATTTTAGCGATGATATTTAGTGCTTTTTTGGTCTTTCTACTTGCTTTGTGTTTTGCTGAAGTGGCTGGTTATGTGTCTGAAAACGGGGGAGCCTATACCTATGCCAAAGTTGCCTATGGAGAGAAAACGGCTTTTGTGATCGGGATTCTTTCGTGGTTTACCGTAACAGCGGTTTGGTCTGCGTCAGCTAGTGGTTTAGGTGAAATTTTAGGGGCTACATTTCCTATTTTTGCCGGCTACGAAATGATTATTGCCGCTTTAGTTATCATCTTTTTTATGTTTATGAACTTAGGTGGCTTAAAAGTTATTAAAGGATTTTCAAATGTTGTCACGATTTCGAAAGTCGTTCCATTTATATTTGTAGGAATTATGGGATTATTCTTCATTAAAGGTGGAATAGATGCTGGAAATTGGACGCCTTTTATACAAATATCCGAAGACACCACCTTTTCTTCAGCCTTGGCCTCGACGGCCATGACCGTATTTTATACCTTTGTTGGTTTTGAAACGTTGCCCATCATAGGTGGTGAAGTAGAAGATTCAAAACGCAACATGCCAAAGGCTGTTCTAATATCACTAACGATTGTCACTATTATGTATGTCTTGTTAATCGCAGCTGCCATCACCATGCTGGGTCCGGATATATTAGCGACGAACACACCTATCCAAGACGCTTTTGCTGCGATGGTGGGCTCTTGGGGCTTTTGGTTTGTCAGTATCGCTGCCATTATTTCTTTAATCGGGCTAAACGTGGGCGATTCAACGCATAGTCCCCGCTTACTCGAATCCATTGCTGAAGATGGTTTATTGCCTGAATCCGTTTCGAAAAGAAATGAAAGTGGAACACCTGTTGCATCGATTATCCTTACATCAGTGGTAGCCTTAATACTGGTTTTATCAGGTTCATTTGAAACCTTAGTTGATTTAAGTGTTGTATTTAACTTCTTCGCCTTTATACCGACAGCTCTAGCCGTTATTGTGTTAAGAAGAAAAAGTGCTCGCGGTGAATTAGCCGAAAAATACTCGAATGAGGGGCAATTTAGAGTACCTGGTGGCTATACTATTCCAATATTAGCCATCATCGTGAGTTTTTGGATGATTTTATCCGATAGTTTACTCCATTTACGAA
This window of the Fundicoccus culcitae genome carries:
- a CDS encoding heavy-metal-associated domain-containing protein → MQSANIQLETLTCPSCLQKIEGAVSGLKGIDKDSLKVLFNASKVKVDFDGDVISIEEIEKAIEDLGYRVIKSRVKAA
- a CDS encoding heavy-metal-associated domain-containing protein, translating into MQKAMIQLETLTCPSCIQKIEGAVRQLDGINKDSLKVLFNASRVRVEYDPSVISIEEIEEAIQNLGYSVVNSRVKVA
- a CDS encoding heavy metal translocating P-type ATPase encodes the protein MQKYILSKKNQITLISGILIVIAFIAELGFHNEVIAKWALIIASILGVAPIAIQAWGALKVKVVSIDVLVTIAVIGAFFIQNYEESAIVTFLFLFGGWLEARTLNKTRSAIKELTEMAPEVALKQMDDGAFEEVDIWDVDEGDVLLVKTGAKVPVDGTVLSGEGHINEASITGEAVPVGKSKDSEVYAGTILENGTIQIVTDRVGEDTTFGKIIELVEEAQDSKSEAERFIDRFSQWYTPAVLILAIVVWIVSRDIELAITILVLGCPGALVIGVPVSNVAGIGNGARHGVLLKGSEVIGDFSKVDSIVFDKTGTLTVGNPEVAESKVYGESDLALSYLASVEKESDHPLAKAVVSYLDDVELFAVESTDVVKGGGIVAEVDGHRVAVGNESLMKQEGIYLDEEAQRDIEAFERRGNSLVLTAVDGELKALIGVRDQVRKGIKEDLQKLKDLGVKNLIVLSGDNQGTVDLVAGELGLTEAHGNMLPEDKSAYIEKLQSEGQIVAFVGDGVNDSPSLARADIGIAMGSGTDVAIETSDIVLMNSDFSRLPHALGLAQATSRNMKQNIVIAVGVVLVLLASVFFSDWMNMSIGMLVHEASILVVILNGMRLLRFRLKGDDGSKTLVAAKGKQE
- a CDS encoding iron-sulfur cluster repair di-iron protein, ric, producing the protein MANLTFNEAKAQNFEKLALFTPVVLRVHGKNHPEFAEVKALWDQIADKTEAAGDATPDLDAEFTQLRAVTSDYTVPGDVCESYEAVYNMLEVVDAAYQG
- a CDS encoding APC family permease; protein product: MSETTENVTINTESTKFNLREAILYGINVVLGAGILLLPKIIYRDLGPASILAMIFSAFLVFLLALCFAEVAGYVSENGGAYTYAKVAYGEKTAFVIGILSWFTVTAVWSASASGLGEILGATFPIFAGYEMIIAALVIIFFMFMNLGGLKVIKGFSNVVTISKVVPFIFVGIMGLFFIKGGIDAGNWTPFIQISEDTTFSSALASTAMTVFYTFVGFETLPIIGGEVEDSKRNMPKAVLISLTIVTIMYVLLIAAAITMLGPDILATNTPIQDAFAAMVGSWGFWFVSIAAIISLIGLNVGDSTHSPRLLESIAEDGLLPESVSKRNESGTPVASIILTSVVALILVLSGSFETLVDLSVVFNFFAFIPTALAVIVLRRKSARGELAEKYSNEGQFRVPGGYTIPILAIIVSFWMILSDSLLHLRTALIGIVISLIIYYLFNINKMKKT